The genomic region CTTTATTTCGCTTACTAATGATTTAATAGCCTGCATTTTTACCTCCCAAAATTTTATATTGTTAATTTCAAAATATCAGAATTCAGAATAACTTGCAATACTATTATTTTTCAAAGGCTTAAAAAGGTATAAGAAAGTTTTAGTTTATAATCTCATCACCAGTTTGTAGAACTCTGGATACTCATTTTTTGAAAGAAATACATCTTCCTTAAGGAGATTCAGCCCCTCGGGCACATATTTCAGGAAATATTTTTTGCCTTTCACTCTGGAGAGGAATCCGTATGCCCCAAGAGCCTGCATGTGTCTTTGAAGCCTGCAGGGTAGAAGTGTCTTCTTGAATTCTTTTCCACTAAATTCCTCACCAAGGATGCCTTTTATTCCTCGGATATAATAATCGATGAGTCTTTCCCCTAATATATCCTCCAAGCGGTAATATGGATCCCACAGGATAGAGACCAGATCATAGGCAGGTGGTCCTATTCTCGCACCCTGGTAATCTACCACTCCTATGATATTACTTTTTTTAATCATGATATTCTGTGACTGAAAATCCCTGTGTATAACAGTCTTTGGAAATGAATCCACCTTTATAGCCAATCTATGGAATTCATCCTCGAGCGCTATAATATCTTTTCCTGAAACAAGCCTGTCCTGGCGACAAGGCAAGGGTTCAGGATCGATATTTCTGATTCCCTTAACGAATCTCTCTATAAAATAACCAGTCTCCCAACGAAGATGTTCATAATCAAAGACCCTGCTCTGAAGAAGCGGGCATTCTGATACATACTTAGTTACTATAGTATGAAGGGAGATCAGAGTGTCAATAACACCCATGTATATTTTTTCTATCTCTTCCTGTTTGCGTGGGCATCTGAGCCATGTATATAAGGATATATCTCCGAGGTCCTCAAACAGAGCTTTCTTTTCAGTATAATCTACTTCAATAAGTCTGGGAACCGGGATAGAATACTTTTGAAAAAAACGTGTGTACTCAACATGTCTTCCAAAATCTGAATCGTCAGACCGACACTCCATAAGGACAACTGATTCCTTATCTCTCTTTACCCTGTAGTATTTTCTATCAGAGCCACCTGTCCCGATCAACTGAGCATCAGTCCCTTCAAAGACATCCCTCAGTTCTATCCTATAATCTTGCCCTATTATGCAATCTTCGTAGCGTGATTCCCCCTTTAAATGGGTTTCAGGGAGTATGATACAATTTCTCAGAGAAGTCCCTTTATCCAGTATCGAGCCTTCTTCAATCACCACATATCCGTTAAACTCAGCGTCTTTACATCCTTCAGCTGTTGGATGGATGTAGACTCTTTCACCCTCTTTCTTAAGGACATCTATAACAGAATTGGCATACCCCCTTGGTGTTCCGATATCTCTCCAGTAACAACCTGAGACATCTATCGTCCCGATCCTGTATCCAGAAGCAACAGCCTTTAACCATCCATCAACAACATTTGAGAACCCTTCACTTAAGAATCTCAGGAATGCCGGAGAATAGACGGCAATACCTGTAAAGGCAACCATTTTTGAGTTTTGAGTTTTGAGTTTTGAGATGAAGGTTCCTTTTTCATCAATCGCAACATTATTAAATTCAGGATAATCATGTACAGCGAGAGCCCCTATATTCCCTGAGGAGAGATGAGACTCAAGAACCCTATCTAANNNNNNNNNNNNNNNNNNNNNNNNNNNNNNNNNNNNNNNNNNNNNNNNNNNNNNNNNNNNNNNNNNNNNNNNNNNNNNNNNNNNNNNNNNNNNNNNNNNNGAGTTTTGAGTTTTGAGATGAAGGTTCCTTTTTCATCAATCGCAACATTATTAAATTCAGGA from Nitrospirota bacterium harbors:
- a CDS encoding phosphotransferase; protein product: LDRVLESHLSSGNIGALAVHDYPEFNNVAIDEKGTFISKLKTQNSKMVAFTGIAVYSPAFLRFLSEGFSNVVDGWLKAVASGYRIGTIDVSGCYWRDIGTPRGYANSVIDVLKKEGERVYIHPTAEGCKDAEFNGYVVIEEGSILDKGTSLRNCIILPETHLKGESRYEDCIIGQDYRIELRDVFEGTDAQLIGTGGSDRKYYRVKRDKESVVLMECRSDDSDFGRHVEYTRFFQKYSIPVPRLIEVDYTEKKALFEDLGDISLYTWLRCPRKQEEIEKIYMGVIDTLISLHTIVTKYVSECPLLQSRVFDYEHLRWETGYFIERFVKGIRNIDPEPLPCRQDRLVSGKDIIALEDEFHRLAIKVDSFPKTVIHRDFQSQNIMIKKSNIIGVVDYQGARIGPPAYDLVSILWDPYYRLEDILGERLIDYYIRGIKGILGEEFSGKEFKKTLLPCRLQRHMQALGAYGFLSRVKGKKYFLKYVPEGLNLLKEDVFLSKNEYPEFYKLVMRL